The following are from one region of the Microbacterium sp. BK668 genome:
- a CDS encoding GntR family transcriptional regulator: protein MPIPRHTGGLDRSLLRDDVYLRLRDAIVDGTFTPGEQLKDAELAEWLGVSRTPVREALLRLGASGLVVAVRGRSTTVSDIDPRQVRNARDVVAAMHELAVREAAGRLGDDDIALMRDANRRFAEAFEAGDAFAALSADEDLHRIPVGAAGNRALETVLEQFEPLVRRAELVRFRGDGGASVSHHDELIELLAAGDAAGAASVAYDLWHSLPADPAEGATAGSTPSATPA, encoded by the coding sequence ATGCCCATCCCCCGTCATACCGGCGGCCTCGACCGGTCGCTCCTCCGTGACGACGTGTACCTGCGCCTGCGCGACGCGATCGTCGACGGCACGTTCACCCCTGGCGAGCAGCTGAAGGACGCCGAGCTCGCGGAGTGGCTCGGAGTCAGCCGCACCCCGGTGCGCGAAGCGCTGCTGCGGCTCGGCGCGAGCGGACTGGTCGTCGCGGTCCGCGGCCGGTCGACCACGGTGAGTGACATCGACCCCCGCCAGGTCCGCAACGCGCGGGACGTCGTCGCGGCGATGCACGAGCTCGCCGTCCGAGAGGCTGCCGGCCGCCTCGGGGACGACGACATCGCACTCATGCGCGACGCGAACCGCCGCTTCGCCGAGGCCTTCGAGGCAGGAGACGCCTTCGCCGCTCTGAGCGCCGACGAGGACCTGCACCGCATCCCGGTGGGGGCGGCAGGCAACCGTGCGCTCGAGACCGTGCTCGAGCAGTTCGAGCCGCTTGTGCGCCGTGCCGAGCTGGTGAGGTTCCGCGGGGACGGCGGCGCGTCGGTGTCACACCACGACGAGCTGATCGAGCTGCTCGCCGCGGGCGACGCCGCGGGCGCGGCATCCGTCGCCTACGACCTCTGGCACAGCCTGCCGGCCGACCCAGCCGAGGGCGCGACCGCCGGCTCAACCCCTTCCGCGACCCCGGCGTAG
- a CDS encoding DUF6507 family protein: protein MTSWSIQPSGVVSVLTDVNTYATALGEALNDLSPALEGAVVATQSGAISEAIQSYFTLEEGPRIQGMNARIGAAASGVVKATEAYVAGDLEMAANAQSASVAAVYPPHLPPGVR from the coding sequence ATGACGTCCTGGAGCATCCAGCCGTCGGGGGTCGTCTCCGTGCTGACGGACGTCAACACCTACGCGACCGCCCTCGGCGAGGCACTGAACGACCTGAGCCCTGCGCTCGAGGGGGCTGTCGTGGCGACCCAGTCGGGCGCGATCTCGGAGGCCATCCAGTCGTACTTCACGCTCGAGGAGGGCCCGCGCATCCAGGGCATGAACGCCCGGATCGGGGCGGCGGCATCCGGTGTCGTGAAGGCGACCGAGGCGTACGTCGCCGGCGACCTCGAGATGGCCGCGAACGCGCAGTCCGCGTCGGTCGCCGCCGTCTACCCGCCGCATCTTCCGCCGGGGGTGAGGTGA
- a CDS encoding glycine--tRNA ligase, translated as MAEQSRLDKVIALARHRGFVFQAGEIYGGSRSAWDYGPLGTELKENIRRQWWQTFVRGRGDMVGLDSSVILPKRVWEASGHVATFTDPLVECLNCHKRFRADTLIEDFEARKGRKAENGLADVPCPNCGVKGRYTEPKAFSGLMKTYLGVVDDESGVHFLRPETAQGIFIDFANIVTVSRKKPPFGVGQVGKAFRNEITPGNFIFRTREFEQMEIEFFVPPAEAGEWFEHWVEASWNWFTDLGIDPANIRRYDVPEEDRAHYSDGTIDVEYRFGFPGKEWGELMGIANRTDYDLRSHSEASGQSLSYFDQATNEKYIPYVIEPSFGLTRAMMAFLVDAYHEEQAPNAKGGTDTRTVLKLDPRLAPVKVAVLPLSRNENLSPVARGLADDLRAHGWNTDFDDAGAIGRRYRRQDEIGTPFCVTIDFDSLDDRAATVRDRDTMGQERVPLEGLVDHLAQRLRGA; from the coding sequence GTGGCCGAGCAGTCCCGCCTCGACAAAGTCATCGCCCTCGCCCGTCACCGCGGGTTCGTCTTCCAGGCGGGGGAGATCTACGGCGGATCCCGCTCGGCGTGGGACTACGGCCCCCTCGGCACCGAGCTCAAGGAGAACATCCGCCGCCAGTGGTGGCAGACCTTCGTGCGCGGCCGCGGCGACATGGTAGGCCTCGACTCGTCGGTGATCCTGCCCAAGCGCGTGTGGGAGGCATCCGGTCACGTCGCGACGTTCACCGACCCCCTCGTCGAGTGCCTCAACTGCCACAAGCGCTTCCGTGCCGATACCCTCATCGAGGATTTCGAGGCGCGCAAGGGACGCAAAGCCGAGAACGGCCTGGCCGACGTGCCGTGCCCCAACTGCGGCGTCAAGGGGCGGTACACCGAGCCCAAGGCATTCTCGGGCCTCATGAAGACCTACCTCGGCGTCGTCGACGACGAGTCGGGCGTGCACTTCCTCCGCCCCGAGACGGCCCAGGGCATCTTCATCGACTTCGCGAACATCGTCACCGTCTCGCGCAAGAAGCCGCCCTTCGGCGTGGGCCAGGTCGGCAAGGCCTTCCGCAACGAGATCACGCCCGGGAACTTCATCTTCCGCACGCGCGAGTTCGAGCAGATGGAGATCGAGTTCTTCGTGCCGCCGGCCGAGGCCGGCGAGTGGTTCGAGCACTGGGTCGAGGCATCCTGGAACTGGTTCACCGACCTCGGCATCGATCCCGCGAACATCCGCCGCTACGACGTGCCGGAGGAGGACCGCGCGCACTACTCCGACGGCACGATCGACGTCGAGTACCGCTTCGGCTTCCCGGGCAAAGAGTGGGGCGAGCTCATGGGCATCGCCAACCGCACGGACTACGACCTGCGCTCGCACTCCGAGGCGTCCGGCCAGTCGCTCAGCTACTTCGACCAGGCGACGAACGAGAAGTACATCCCGTACGTCATCGAACCCTCCTTCGGCCTCACGCGCGCCATGATGGCCTTCCTCGTCGACGCGTATCACGAGGAGCAGGCCCCCAACGCCAAGGGCGGCACCGACACCCGCACGGTGCTCAAGCTCGACCCCCGCCTCGCGCCGGTCAAGGTCGCCGTGCTGCCGCTGTCGCGCAACGAGAACCTCTCGCCCGTCGCGCGGGGCCTCGCCGACGACCTCCGCGCGCACGGATGGAACACCGACTTCGACGACGCCGGCGCCATCGGCCGTCGCTATCGCCGTCAGGACGAGATCGGCACGCCGTTCTGCGTGACGATCGACTTCGACTCGCTCGACGACCGGGCCGCGACGGTGCGCGATCGCGACACGATGGGCCAGGAGCGCGTGCCGCTCGAGGGGCTCGTCGACCATCTGGCGCAGCGCCTCCGCGGGGCCTGA
- a CDS encoding substrate-binding and VWA domain-containing protein has protein sequence MIVLAACTGASSDDNGDGGDFADDGCTSVVIATSSEKVNMLDALADAFKESPEFDDLDTCATVRPINVSSGDATRYLTAGGHWPDEDARRWPAMWSPASTVWTERVAAAASPALVGEPESFTHTPVVFGVPETMAKALGWPSAEIGIADFARLCSDPDGWGSVGKPLWGSFKISKTNPNTSTTGLSTILMQSYEASGKTSDLTAEDVAAAADFSRVFEECVIHYGDTTGKVLSRLYDQTQNGTGGSGYVSAIAVEETSLLNYNQGNADSHTVQPGEKLTPPKEKLVAVYPKGGSMWSDNPVTVLGAPWVTDEQREAGLAFAAFLQTEAAQRILPEFGFRPLDESVPLGELFTEKYGVDPAQPTVTLPRPAVDVVSSAIDQWTQIRKPSSVLEVIDISGSMDDPIGDGRSKLDGAIEGAQKTLGHFRRSDEVGVWAFTTGIDGEKGDNIAVVRDISPLASDLESLQSSIEDLRFSNRQGTPLYDAIASAYDEMKDRAEPGRINAIVVLSDGQDTDSTTSLDSLLAKIGPSAREGSDSAPVRIFPIAYGEGADTSALRRIAEATGGQWFDASDAAKIDLVFASVINNF, from the coding sequence ATGATCGTGCTCGCAGCGTGCACGGGTGCGAGCTCGGACGACAACGGCGACGGCGGGGATTTCGCCGACGACGGCTGCACGAGCGTCGTCATCGCGACGTCCTCGGAGAAGGTCAACATGCTCGACGCGCTGGCGGACGCGTTCAAGGAGTCGCCGGAGTTCGACGACCTCGACACGTGCGCCACGGTGCGCCCGATCAACGTCTCGTCGGGCGATGCGACGCGCTACCTGACGGCCGGCGGGCACTGGCCCGACGAGGACGCGCGCCGGTGGCCGGCGATGTGGTCGCCGGCCTCGACCGTGTGGACCGAGCGGGTCGCAGCCGCGGCATCCCCTGCCCTCGTGGGAGAGCCGGAGTCGTTCACGCACACCCCGGTCGTCTTCGGTGTGCCCGAGACGATGGCGAAGGCACTCGGATGGCCTTCCGCCGAGATCGGCATCGCGGACTTCGCGAGGCTCTGCTCCGACCCGGACGGCTGGGGGAGCGTCGGCAAGCCGCTGTGGGGCTCGTTCAAGATCTCCAAGACGAACCCGAACACCTCGACGACGGGTCTTTCGACGATCCTCATGCAGTCGTACGAGGCATCCGGGAAGACGTCGGATCTGACGGCCGAGGACGTGGCCGCGGCCGCCGACTTCTCGCGGGTGTTCGAGGAATGCGTCATCCACTACGGCGACACGACCGGCAAGGTGCTCTCGCGCCTGTACGACCAGACCCAGAACGGCACGGGCGGCTCGGGCTACGTCTCGGCGATCGCGGTCGAGGAGACCTCGCTCCTGAACTACAACCAGGGCAACGCCGACTCGCACACCGTGCAGCCCGGCGAGAAGCTCACACCCCCGAAGGAGAAGCTCGTCGCCGTCTATCCGAAGGGCGGCTCGATGTGGTCGGACAACCCCGTGACCGTGCTCGGCGCGCCGTGGGTGACCGATGAGCAGCGCGAAGCGGGGCTCGCGTTCGCGGCCTTCCTCCAGACCGAGGCGGCACAGCGCATCCTGCCCGAGTTCGGCTTCCGGCCGCTCGACGAGTCCGTGCCCCTCGGCGAGCTCTTCACGGAGAAGTACGGAGTCGACCCCGCGCAGCCGACCGTCACGCTGCCCCGGCCGGCGGTCGACGTCGTCTCGAGCGCCATCGACCAGTGGACGCAGATCCGCAAGCCCTCGTCGGTGCTCGAGGTCATCGACATCTCGGGATCGATGGACGACCCCATCGGCGACGGCCGCTCCAAGCTCGACGGCGCGATCGAGGGCGCGCAGAAGACGCTAGGACACTTCCGGCGCAGCGACGAGGTCGGTGTGTGGGCCTTCACGACGGGCATCGACGGCGAGAAGGGGGACAACATCGCCGTCGTGCGCGACATCTCGCCGCTCGCCTCCGACCTGGAGTCGCTGCAGTCGTCGATCGAGGATCTGCGGTTCTCCAACCGGCAGGGCACCCCCCTCTACGACGCGATAGCCAGCGCCTACGACGAGATGAAGGACCGCGCCGAGCCCGGGCGCATCAACGCGATCGTCGTGCTCTCCGACGGTCAGGACACCGATTCGACCACCTCGCTCGACTCGCTGCTGGCGAAGATCGGCCCGTCGGCGCGCGAGGGCAGCGACTCCGCTCCGGTTCGCATCTTCCCGATCGCGTACGGTGAAGGAGCCGACACGTCCGCCCTCCGGCGCATCGCCGAAGCGACCGGCGGGCAGTGGTTCGACGCGTCGGACGCGGCCAAGATCGACCTCGTCTTCGCCTCGGTCATCAACAACTTCTAG
- a CDS encoding DUF2071 domain-containing protein yields the protein MTAVEEVSPDPPHRIPRPWSTQRWRDATFLHWPYDPAVVAPLLPPGTRPDVLDGDTYVGIIAFRMVGLGLGRGPGIPYFGTFCETNVRLYSVDERGRRAVVFRSLDAARLASVVAARAALGLPYVWSRMRIDRHGDVISYRSARHVTGAAPLRLSVRVGEDIAEPSAADQFVTARWALHTRAWGRTRYVANEHPRWPLRSATVLQLDERLVTAAGLPPPEGLPSSILFSPGVRVAFGTPALP from the coding sequence GTGACCGCCGTCGAGGAGGTGTCTCCCGATCCGCCCCACCGGATCCCGCGGCCCTGGTCCACGCAGCGCTGGCGCGACGCGACCTTCCTCCACTGGCCGTACGACCCGGCGGTCGTGGCTCCTCTCCTTCCGCCGGGCACGCGCCCCGATGTGCTCGACGGAGACACGTACGTCGGCATCATCGCCTTCCGCATGGTGGGCCTCGGCCTCGGGCGGGGTCCCGGCATCCCGTATTTCGGCACCTTCTGCGAGACGAACGTACGGCTCTACAGCGTCGATGAGCGCGGGCGGCGGGCAGTCGTGTTCCGATCTCTGGATGCCGCGCGCCTCGCGTCGGTCGTGGCCGCGAGGGCTGCGCTCGGCCTGCCGTACGTGTGGTCGCGCATGCGCATCGATCGCCACGGCGACGTGATCTCCTACCGGAGCGCGCGGCACGTGACGGGTGCCGCACCCCTCCGGCTCTCGGTGCGGGTGGGGGAGGACATCGCGGAGCCGAGCGCCGCCGACCAGTTCGTCACCGCGCGGTGGGCGCTGCACACGCGCGCGTGGGGCCGGACCCGCTACGTCGCCAACGAGCACCCGCGCTGGCCGCTGCGGTCAGCGACGGTGCTCCAGCTCGACGAGCGCCTCGTGACGGCCGCCGGGCTCCCGCCACCGGAGGGTCTGCCGTCGAGCATCCTGTTCTCCCCGGGCGTGCGCGTGGCGTTCGGCACGCCCGCGCTCCCCTGA
- a CDS encoding methyltransferase domain-containing protein produces the protein MDETSTAETSEQQVEKSAGGVFDRLLAAMELLSVYFGDRLGLYDALRQGPATAPELAARAGIHPRYAREWLEQQAVAGLLEADGEGETARFRLTAAQAEVLTDPTSLSYSAPLARLFVSAAGQIPALLDAYRSGGGVPWAQFGPGMRDAQGDVNRPWFENALAGALASVPAVHDVLSRPDAGIADVACGHGWSTIALARAYPDATVDGFDLDGPAIEAARQHAAGMDNVTFADLRGEQLAEEGDDRYDAAFVFEALHDLPDPVGVLAAMRRAVRDDGIVVVMDEAVAETFAPPGDEIERVMYGYSLFICLPDSMSTPGSAATGTVMRPAVLERYAREAGFSRVSVLPIEGFSAFRFYLLEP, from the coding sequence ATGGATGAGACGTCGACCGCCGAGACCTCGGAGCAGCAGGTGGAGAAGTCGGCCGGCGGCGTCTTCGACCGGCTGCTCGCGGCCATGGAGCTCCTGTCGGTCTACTTCGGCGACCGCCTCGGGCTCTACGACGCGCTCCGGCAGGGACCCGCTACGGCACCCGAGCTCGCCGCGCGCGCCGGCATCCACCCGCGGTACGCGAGGGAGTGGCTCGAGCAGCAGGCGGTCGCGGGCCTCCTCGAAGCCGACGGCGAGGGAGAGACGGCCCGCTTCCGGCTGACGGCGGCGCAGGCCGAGGTGCTCACGGATCCGACGTCGCTCAGCTATTCCGCGCCGTTGGCGCGTCTGTTCGTCTCGGCCGCCGGCCAGATTCCCGCGCTTCTGGACGCGTATCGATCCGGCGGCGGCGTGCCCTGGGCGCAGTTCGGGCCCGGCATGCGCGATGCCCAGGGCGACGTCAACCGACCGTGGTTCGAGAACGCCCTCGCCGGCGCCCTCGCCTCCGTGCCCGCCGTGCACGACGTGCTGTCGAGACCGGATGCCGGGATCGCCGATGTCGCGTGCGGTCACGGCTGGTCGACCATCGCCCTCGCGCGGGCCTACCCCGATGCGACGGTCGACGGCTTCGACCTCGACGGGCCGGCCATCGAGGCCGCCCGGCAGCACGCGGCGGGCATGGACAACGTGACGTTCGCGGACCTGCGGGGCGAGCAGCTCGCCGAGGAGGGGGATGACCGCTACGACGCGGCGTTCGTCTTCGAGGCCCTCCATGACCTGCCCGACCCGGTCGGCGTGCTGGCTGCCATGCGTCGCGCCGTGCGCGACGACGGGATCGTCGTCGTCATGGACGAGGCGGTGGCCGAGACCTTCGCACCGCCCGGCGACGAGATCGAACGCGTCATGTACGGGTACAGCCTGTTCATCTGCCTGCCCGATTCGATGTCGACGCCCGGATCGGCGGCGACGGGCACGGTCATGCGACCCGCCGTCCTGGAGCGCTACGCCCGCGAGGCCGGCTTCTCCCGCGTCTCGGTGCTGCCGATCGAGGGCTTCAGCGCGTTCCGGTTCTACCTCCTCGAACCCTGA
- a CDS encoding pore-forming ESAT-6 family protein yields MANQSDRRDYDIAASQNAQDNFNRVAAQLEALIDQRDRDVQAAMADYAAEGVSEDYRAKETRWKNAAAEVRGIIQTLRSSLERNDESAQDALRKARAAVESIG; encoded by the coding sequence ATGGCGAATCAGAGCGACCGCCGCGACTACGACATCGCGGCCTCCCAGAACGCACAGGACAACTTCAACCGCGTCGCCGCCCAGCTCGAGGCGCTGATCGACCAGCGCGATCGCGACGTGCAGGCCGCGATGGCCGACTACGCAGCCGAGGGGGTGTCGGAGGACTACCGCGCCAAGGAGACGCGGTGGAAGAACGCCGCCGCCGAGGTGCGCGGGATCATCCAGACGCTGCGGTCTTCGCTCGAGCGCAACGACGAGTCGGCGCAGGATGCGCTGCGCAAGGCGCGTGCGGCCGTGGAGTCGATCGGCTGA